The genomic stretch CGGCGTCCAGAACCCGCTCTTCTTCCGGGACAACTCCGCGATGCTCTTCGGCGACGCCAAGGACCGGGTGGAGGACATCGTCCGCTCGCTGTGACGCGCGCGGGCGGTCCGGGTCAGCCGCGGCCCGCGCGCAGCCCGGGCACGGCGACGTCGAGCCAGCGCCGTGCCGCGGCGGGCGAGCGGAGGCGCACCTTGCGCAACCCCGCGTAGCGCGGGTCCGCGAAGCGCTCGAGCATGTCGGCGCGGCGCGCGGCGTACTGGCTCCACACCCACTGCACGGGGTGCTCCGGGTCCAGCCACGCGCGGAAGGTCTCGGTGTTGCCGTTGAACATCGGCTCGCCGGTCCACGCTCGTACGAAGGAGCGGCGCGTGACCCGCGACGCCGCGACCAGCCGCGGGTAGTCCAGCCACACCACGGTGTCCGCGCGCGCCCACAGCAGGTCGCGGACCTCGGTGTAGCCGTGCGAGTCCACCACCCACGCGTCGCCCCCCGCCACCGCCGCGACGTCGGCGGCGAACGTGGGGATCGGCGTCCAGCCGGGGCCGTGGTAGAGGGCGTCCATCTCGTGGAAGGGCAAGCCGGTGCGCCGGGCCAGCTCGAGGGCGAAGGTCGTCTTGCCGGAGCCGGTGATCCCCCCGACCAGCACGCGCCTCACGGCGCCGACCCTACGTCGGCGCGGCCCCGGTCAGGCGCCGGGGCGGCCGCCGAGCAGCGACTCGAGGGCGGCCCGGTCGAGCAGCTCGTCGGGCCGCACCACGGCGCCGTCGCGGACGTAGACGAAGGCCGCGTCGACGTCGTCGACCGGCACACCCTGGAGCTCGGCGTAGGCCACGCGATAGATGGCGAGCTGCACCGGGTCCGCGTCGTGGCGCTTCGAGGTCTTCCAGTCGACGACCTCGAAGCGGGTGCGCCCGGCGGCGTCGGTGGCGGCGAACACCGCGTCGATGCGCCCCGGCACGACGCGGCCGGCGAGCACGAGGGCGAACGGCACCTCGACGGCCAGCGGCGTGCGCTCGGCGTAGGGCGAGGTCAGGAACGCCTGCTGCATCGCGGCGAGGTCCTCGTCGCTGTCGATCTCGGCGTCGGCGGCACCCGGGAGGTCGTCGGGCTCGAGCAGCGGTCGCAGCCCGAAGTGCTGCTCGACCCACGCGTGGAACCGCGTGCCGCGCCGCGCGGAGGCGGCCGGCGCGGCCGGCACGGGGCGGGCCAGCCTCCGGGTGAACAGCTCGGGGTCGGCCGCGAGCCGCACGAGGTCGGACGCCGACAGCGAGGACGGCAGGGGCACGCGCCGGGTACGGGCCCCCTCCGCCCGGCGCTCCTCGAGCAGCAGCGCGATGTCGTCGTCCCAGCCGCGCACCGTCTCGAGCTCCCCGGCGTCGAGCCCGAGCAGCGGCGAGGCGGCCGGCGCCGCTGCGAGCCCGGCGTGCTCGGCGCGCAGGTCGGCGACATCGAGGCCCAGGTGCGCCGCGACCCCGTCGGCGGTCCACCGGCGTCGGGCCGCGAGGTCGGCGTCCGGGCGGGGCGGCCACGGCACCTCGTCGACGTCGCCCAGCACCGGGTTGGTGGCGTCCTCGGCCGGCTCGTCGGCCCAGGCGTCGACCTCGCCCGCCCCGTCGAGGCAGCGCTCGCGCAGCGACTCGAGGTAGGGCGAGGGGCCACGACGGCGGCTCTGCGTGGGCCCCCACCACGAGCCGCTGGCCAGGACCAGCCGCTCCGCGCGGGTGACGGCGACGTACACCAGCCGCAGCTCCTCGAGCGCGCTGTAGGCCCGGCACTCGTCGACGAACGCCTTGTGGTCGGCCGCGCTCTGGCCGGGCAGGCGCGGCAGCGACGCCGCGTCGCCGCGCAGCGGGAACGGGACCGCGCGCACCGACGAGGTCCAGCGCGCGATGCCGCGCGACTGCGGGAACACCCCCGCGGTGAGGCACGGCAGCACCACGACGGGCCACTCGAGCCCCTTGGCGCGGTGCACGGTCATCAGCTGCACGGCGTCCGGCGACGGCGGACGGTCGAGCTCCGGCACCGACTCGAAGCGGGCGGCGATGGCGAGCCAGGCCAGGAACGCGCCGATCGTCGCGTCGCCCTCGGAGTCGGCGAAGCCGGCGACGAGGTCGACGAAGGACGCCAGCCCCTCCGCGCGGTGCAGGCGGAGCAGCTCCGGCGCCGAGGCCATCTCGACGTCGAGGCCGGTGACGGTGATGACGCGGTGCACCAGGTCCGGGAGCGGGTCGCCCACGCTGCGGCGCAGCAGCCGGATCTCGGCCGCGAGCGCGGCGAAGCGGTCACGCGCGACCGGGTCGTAGTCGAGCGGGCCGGGGTCGTCGAGCGCGTCGAGCAGCGAGACGACGTCGGCCGGGTCGACGCCGGCGACCGCGGCGTCGAGCTGCTCGTCGACGTCCTCGGTGTCGCGGTGCCCGCTCCCGGCCAGCACCGCGGCCCGCTCGCCCAGCAGCGCGAGGTCGCGCAGGCCGATGCGCCAGCGCGGGCCGGTGAGGAGCCGGAGCAGGGACGGGTTGGCGGTGGAGTCGTGGAGCACGTCGAGGATCGCGACGACCTCGGCCACCTCCGGCAGCGTGAGCATGCCGTCGAGGCCGACGACCTCGACGGCGACGCCGCGCTCGGTGACCGCACGGACCAGGGCCGGGAAGTCCGAGGTGGCGCGGGCGAGGACGGCGACGTCGCCGGCCGGCGTGCCGGCGTCGACGACCTCGCGCACGCGCTCGCCCACCCAGGCCATCTCCTCGGCGTAGGTGGCGTGCAGGGCGACGCGCACCCCGCCGGCGCCGCGCTCCGCGCGCGGCGACACCAGCGGCGCCACCTGCGGGTGCAGGCCGCGCAGCGGCGCGGCCAGCTCGTTGGCCGCCTCGAGGATGCGGGTGCCGGAGCGCCGGTTCTCCGACAGGCGCAGCACCGGCGAGGGCGAGCCGTCGCGCTGCGGGAAGTGCTGTGGGAACCCGTCGATGTTGGCGACGCTCGCCCCCCGCCAGCCGTAGATCGCCTGGAGCGGGTCGCCCACCGCGGTGACCGGGTGGCCGCCGCCGACGAGACCCGTGAGGAGACGGCGCTGGGCCACCGAGGTGTCCTGGTACTCGTCGAGCAGCACCACGGGGAACTGCTCGCGCACCGCCTGACCCACCTCCGGGCACTCCTCGGCCAGCCGGGCGCCGAAGCGCATCTGGTCGGAGAAGTCGACGAGGTCGCGGGCCGTGCGCGCGGCCCGCAGCTCGTCCACGAGGTGGGAGACCTCGATGCGGGCCACTGCCGTCTCGCGCAGGGTGCGCGCCGCCGCGGACAGCTTGGCCTGGGCGTCGACCTCGGCCACCGAGGCGAGGTCGCACGCGCGCAGGTCGGCCGGCTCGAGGCAGTGCTCGGCGAGCTCGGAGTCGAGCGCGCGGACCTGCTCCACGATCGAGGAGACGGCGTAGCCGAGGGGCGACAGGTCGCGCCGGGTGCGCGTGACCACCCGGTGCGCGAGCTGGACGGAGGCCGCCTCGGTGAGCAGACGCGCCCCCGGCTCGACCCCGATGCGCAGCCCGTGCTCGGCGAGCAGGCGGCCCGCGAACGCGTGGTAGGTGGCGACCGTGGGCTCGCCCACCTGGTCCAGCGGGACGCCGGAGGTGCGGTCCGCGAGCCGCGTGACCGCCCGGCGCACCCGGGCGGACAGCTCGCCCGCCGCCTTGGTGGTGAAGGTGAGCCCCAGCACCTGCTCCGGCCGCACCTGCCCGGTGGCGACGAGCCAAACGACGCGCGCCGTCATGACCGTCGTCTTGCCGGAGCCCGCGCCGGCGACCACGACGTAGGGCCGCAGCGGCGCGGTGATCGCCTCGAGCTGCTCGTCGCTGAAGGGGACGCCGAGCAGCTCGACGAGGTCGCCCGGCCCGAAGGCGGGCAGCGTCTCGAGGTCGAAGGCCTGCTGGGTCACGGCAGGACCTCCCGGCCCTCGTCGGTGCCCGGGCAGGCCCGGCGGAACGAGCAGAACCGGCACGACTCGCCGGGGCGGGCCGGGAACGACTCGGTGCGCACGTGGGAGTCGGCCTCGTGCAGCGCGACGTCCACCCAGGTGAGCCCGTCGCCGATCGGCGGCTGCGGCTGCACCTCGGGCTGGCCCCCCTTGCCCAGCCGCAGCAGGACGAGCTCGGCCCCGCCGACGGGCGGGCTCTCCGGCGGGCCGGCGAGGCCGGCCTGCTCGAGCAGCTCGGCCGGCAGCTCGCGCAGCGCGCCCTCGCGCACCGCCACCTGGTAGACGCCCATCTGCGGGTGCTGGGGCAGGTCCTCGGCGCGCAGCTTGGACTTCTGGGTCTTGAGGTCCGCGATCCGCACGGCGCCGTCGGCGTCGACCTCGACCCGGTCGAAGGACCCGCGGAGGGCGACGCCGCGCTCGCCGACGGCCACGGTGACCTCGAACTTGTGCTCGCTGGCGAGGAACGTGCGGTCCGGACGCGAGTCGTGCCACGCGAGGAAGCGCCGCACGGCCTCGCTGGCCGCGACCCGCTCCGAGCGCGACTGCCACACGGCCTCGAAGCCGAGCTCGGACCACACCTGGTCGATCCGCTCGTCGAGGGCGTCGGGGTCCGGGGGCAGCTGCTCGCGGGCCACGGCGTCGGCGATGACGTGGACGATCGACCCGAAGCCGAGCGCCGTGGTGCGCGCCACCTCGCCGTGCACCTCGTGGCCGAGGAACCACTGCAGGGGGCATCGGGTCATGGCCTGCAGCTGGCTGCCGGAGAAGGCCAGCGGCTCGTCGAGGGGGCGCACGGGCGTGCCCGACGAGGTCGGCTCGGCCAGGCCCCACCAGTGCTCGGGCCGGGCGGCCGGCACGAGCGCGCGGCCCTCGTGCTCGGCAGAGGCGAGCACGGCGAGACGTCGCACGGCAGCCTCGCGCAGCGCCGGCGGGCGGTCGGGGTCCGCGGCGGTGGCCCGCAGCTGCGCGACCAGGCCCGCGACCGACAGCGGCCTGGCCGGCCGACCGGGCAGGTGGTCGGCGGGGCCGAGCTCGTGCCCGGCGATCTCGTCGAGGAAGCGCGAGGGCTGCGGCCCGTCGTCGAGTACGGACCGCACCGCCGTGACCATCAGCCGCTCCTGCGCGCGGGTGCAGGCGACGTAGAACAGCCGGCGCTCCTCGGCGAGCAGGGCGGCCGGCGGCGGCGGTGCCACGAGTCCGCTGACGTGCAGGCGGTCCGGCTGGAGCAGCGAGCCGCGCCGGCGGACGTCGGGCCAGGCCCCCTCCTGCACGCCGGCGACGACGACGAGGCGCCACTGCAGCCCTTTGGCGCGGTGCGCGGTGAGCAGCCGCACCGCCGGGCCGCGCAGCCCGCGCTCGGCCAGGGTGTCCGCCGGGATCTGCTGCTCGCGCAGCTCGGCGAGGAAGTTGGCGACGCCGCGACGGCCGCCGAACCGGTCCTCCACGCGCTCGGCGGCGGCGAACAGCGCGAGCACGGCGTCGAGGTCGGCGTCGGCGCGCCGGCCCGCCTCTCCCCCGCGCAGCGCGGCCGACTCGAGCCGGTGCGGCCAGCCCGAGCCGCCGCGGGCCGCGCAGCCGGACCACACCGCCCACAGCACCTCCTCGGTGCCGCCGTGCCGCTCGACGACGGCCCGGGCGTCGCGCAGCAGCCGGGCCAGGCGGCGCACCGCGGCCAGGGCGAAGCGGGCACGCGCGTCGCGCCCCGAGGAGGACTCGGACACCGGCACGGGCGCCGCCGGGTCGGCGGCGAGGTCGAGCAGCAGCCGGCGCAGCAGCGTGGCCGAGGGGGTTGGCCGGGCGGCCGGGTCGGCCTCGCGCTCGACCCGGCGCAGGGCTCGCCCGAGCCGGCGCAGGTCGGCCGGGTCGGCGTCGGCCAGCGGCGAGAGCAGGAGGTCGTGCACGGCCGTCTCGTCGAGCGCCGCGGGGTCCTCGTGGTGGGGGTCGACGGACGCCGCGAGCATCGCCAGCAGCGGTGCGACGGCGGGCTCCTCGTGCAGCGGGAGCTCGTCGCCCGCGACCTCCACCGGGACTCCGGCGGCGGCCAGGGCACGGCGCATCGGCCCGACCGACCGGCGGCCGCTGCGGACCAGCACCGCCATGTCGTCCCAGGGGACCCCCTGCTCGAGGTGCGCGCGGCGCAGCGCGTCGGCGATGTGGCCGGCCTCGGCCGACTCCGAGTCGAACGTGCGCACCTCGACCCGGCCGTCGCCGTACGCCGCGCCCTCGCATACCGGCGAGCGGTGCGCGCGCACCACGTCGGCGGGCAGCGGGCCGAGCGCGGCCGAGCGCAGCACGCGGCCGGCCGCCTCGCGCAGCACGGGACCGAACCGGCGGGTGCGGGTGAGCACGACCACCGGCGCCGGTGAGCCGTCGGGCGCGCGGAAGCGCTCGCGGAAGGTGAGGATGCCGCGCGCGTCGGCGCCGCGGAACGCGTAGATCGACTGGTCGGGGTCGCCCACGACGACCAGCTCGGCGCCGGGCGCGACCAGCCCGGCGAGCAGCCGCACCTGAGCGGGGTCGGTGTCCTGGTACTCGTCGACGAACACGGCGCGGTAGCGCGCGTGCAGCCCGGGTTGCACGTGCGGGTCGTGCGCCAGCAGGGCGGCGCGGTGGACGACCTCGGTGTAGTCGGTGACGCCCTCGGCGTCGAGCACGTCGAGGTACTCGCCCAGGAACTGCCCCACGGCGCGCCAGGCCGGGCCGAGCGCGCCGGCGCCGGACGCGAGGGACTCGAGGTCGGTGGGGTCGAGGCCCAGCGCCCGGGCCTGGGCGACGACGGCGCGGACCTCGGCCGCGAGGCCGCGGGTGCCCAGGGCGGCCGCGAGCTCCGGGGGCCAGTCGAGCCGGCCGTCGCGCACCGACCCGGTGAGCAGCTCGCGCAGCCGCAGCTCCTGCTCGGGGCCGGACAGCAGCCGCAGCGGCTCGGCGTAGGCGACCGGGTCGGCGTGCTCGCGGACCAGTGCGTAGGCGAAGGAGTGGAACGTCGCCACCTGCGGCACAAGACCGCCGCCGAGCCGGGCGGTGACCCGGGCCCGCCACTCCTGCGCGGCGCGGCGGCCGAAGGTGAGGCCGAGGACCTGGTCCGGGTGCAGCGGGTCCGGGCCGGACAGCCGGGCCACCATGGCCTCGACCAGCGTGGTGGTCTTGCCGGTGCCGGGGCCGGCCAGCACGAGCAGGGGGCCGCCGCGGTGCGCGACGACGCGGCGCTGCTCGGC from Frankiales bacterium encodes the following:
- a CDS encoding AAA family ATPase, with amino-acid sequence MPAFGPGDLVELLGVPFSDEQLEAITAPLRPYVVVAGAGSGKTTVMTARVVWLVATGQVRPEQVLGLTFTTKAAGELSARVRRAVTRLADRTSGVPLDQVGEPTVATYHAFAGRLLAEHGLRIGVEPGARLLTEAASVQLAHRVVTRTRRDLSPLGYAVSSIVEQVRALDSELAEHCLEPADLRACDLASVAEVDAQAKLSAAARTLRETAVARIEVSHLVDELRAARTARDLVDFSDQMRFGARLAEECPEVGQAVREQFPVVLLDEYQDTSVAQRRLLTGLVGGGHPVTAVGDPLQAIYGWRGASVANIDGFPQHFPQRDGSPSPVLRLSENRRSGTRILEAANELAAPLRGLHPQVAPLVSPRAERGAGGVRVALHATYAEEMAWVGERVREVVDAGTPAGDVAVLARATSDFPALVRAVTERGVAVEVVGLDGMLTLPEVAEVVAILDVLHDSTANPSLLRLLTGPRWRIGLRDLALLGERAAVLAGSGHRDTEDVDEQLDAAVAGVDPADVVSLLDALDDPGPLDYDPVARDRFAALAAEIRLLRRSVGDPLPDLVHRVITVTGLDVEMASAPELLRLHRAEGLASFVDLVAGFADSEGDATIGAFLAWLAIAARFESVPELDRPPSPDAVQLMTVHRAKGLEWPVVVLPCLTAGVFPQSRGIARWTSSVRAVPFPLRGDAASLPRLPGQSAADHKAFVDECRAYSALEELRLVYVAVTRAERLVLASGSWWGPTQSRRRGPSPYLESLRERCLDGAGEVDAWADEPAEDATNPVLGDVDEVPWPPRPDADLAARRRWTADGVAAHLGLDVADLRAEHAGLAAAPAASPLLGLDAGELETVRGWDDDIALLLEERRAEGARTRRVPLPSSLSASDLVRLAADPELFTRRLARPVPAAPAASARRGTRFHAWVEQHFGLRPLLEPDDLPGAADAEIDSDEDLAAMQQAFLTSPYAERTPLAVEVPFALVLAGRVVPGRIDAVFAATDAAGRTRFEVVDWKTSKRHDADPVQLAIYRVAYAELQGVPVDDVDAAFVYVRDGAVVRPDELLDRAALESLLGGRPGA
- a CDS encoding adenylate kinase, whose amino-acid sequence is MRRVLVGGITGSGKTTFALELARRTGLPFHEMDALYHGPGWTPIPTFAADVAAVAGGDAWVVDSHGYTEVRDLLWARADTVVWLDYPRLVAASRVTRRSFVRAWTGEPMFNGNTETFRAWLDPEHPVQWVWSQYAARRADMLERFADPRYAGLRKVRLRSPAAARRWLDVAVPGLRAGRG
- a CDS encoding AAA family ATPase codes for the protein MLDRTAPLPLDAPDLDAEQRRVVAHRGGPLLVLAGPGTGKTTTLVEAMVARLSGPDPLHPDQVLGLTFGRRAAQEWRARVTARLGGGLVPQVATFHSFAYALVREHADPVAYAEPLRLLSGPEQELRLRELLTGSVRDGRLDWPPELAAALGTRGLAAEVRAVVAQARALGLDPTDLESLASGAGALGPAWRAVGQFLGEYLDVLDAEGVTDYTEVVHRAALLAHDPHVQPGLHARYRAVFVDEYQDTDPAQVRLLAGLVAPGAELVVVGDPDQSIYAFRGADARGILTFRERFRAPDGSPAPVVVLTRTRRFGPVLREAAGRVLRSAALGPLPADVVRAHRSPVCEGAAYGDGRVEVRTFDSESAEAGHIADALRRAHLEQGVPWDDMAVLVRSGRRSVGPMRRALAAAGVPVEVAGDELPLHEEPAVAPLLAMLAASVDPHHEDPAALDETAVHDLLLSPLADADPADLRRLGRALRRVEREADPAARPTPSATLLRRLLLDLAADPAAPVPVSESSSGRDARARFALAAVRRLARLLRDARAVVERHGGTEEVLWAVWSGCAARGGSGWPHRLESAALRGGEAGRRADADLDAVLALFAAAERVEDRFGGRRGVANFLAELREQQIPADTLAERGLRGPAVRLLTAHRAKGLQWRLVVVAGVQEGAWPDVRRRGSLLQPDRLHVSGLVAPPPPAALLAEERRLFYVACTRAQERLMVTAVRSVLDDGPQPSRFLDEIAGHELGPADHLPGRPARPLSVAGLVAQLRATAADPDRPPALREAAVRRLAVLASAEHEGRALVPAARPEHWWGLAEPTSSGTPVRPLDEPLAFSGSQLQAMTRCPLQWFLGHEVHGEVARTTALGFGSIVHVIADAVAREQLPPDPDALDERIDQVWSELGFEAVWQSRSERVAASEAVRRFLAWHDSRPDRTFLASEHKFEVTVAVGERGVALRGSFDRVEVDADGAVRIADLKTQKSKLRAEDLPQHPQMGVYQVAVREGALRELPAELLEQAGLAGPPESPPVGGAELVLLRLGKGGQPEVQPQPPIGDGLTWVDVALHEADSHVRTESFPARPGESCRFCSFRRACPGTDEGREVLP